The window gtcaatagactagtggACGGAGTAGTCAATATGCTAGTCTAGTAGTGTATGGagttgtcaatagactagtttaaagagtagtcaatatactagtgtAATAAGTAgtcaatagagtagtcaattaaatagtctatagagtagtcaatagactagtctatagaggagtcaatagactagtctatagagtagacaattaaatagtctatagagAAGTCAattaaatagtctatagaggagtcaatagactagtccacagaatagtcaatagactagtctatagaaaagtctgttGAGTAGTCAAAAGACTACTCTATTTTACTCCTTTCAAAAATGGTTTAAAATCGTTCAGTTTTCCATGCCTGATGTGAATTAGACAAGGAggagtcaatagactagtctatagaggagtcaatagactagtctatagaggagtcaatagactagtctatagaggagtcaatagactagtctatagaggagtcaatagactagtctatagagtagtcaatagactagtctatagagtagtcaatagacttgtatATAGAGGTGTCAATACAATAAACCATAGAtgagtcaatagactagtctatagaggagtcaataaattagtctatagaggagtcaataaactagtctatgaagtagtcaatagactagtctaaaaagCAGTCAAAAGTAGCCTACAGAGTAACCAATTGACTAGTAtgtagagtagtcaatagactagtctattgagcagttaatagactagtctatagaatagtcaaaagattagaatagtcaatagactagtctatagagtagtcaatagagtagtccacagaatagtcaatagactagtctatagaagagtctGTTGAGTAGTCAAAAGACTACTCTATTTTACTTCTTTCAAAAATGGTTTAAATTCGTTCAGTTTTCCATGCCTGATGTGAAATTAGACAAGGAAAAAAGTAGCAATAAGGTTTTTACCATTATAGTATCTTATCGAACTTGCGTTTTTTGCACCGAAAAGCATACAAACGAGGGATGTGTACAAAGTTGAAGCATAAGCTTTTATTTCCTAacaattatacattttatttaatttcaaaacatcACTATCACTTAACTCTAAACGTTGACCCATGACTGCATCAGTGCTCTTCAGAGCCACTAGAGTTTTTTcaccattttttgaaaatgaagtGGAACTATAATGCATAACACTGCCATAATCATATTCGACACCGAAATTCGAAACAGTTTTAGAAtcgtatttaacaaaattattctccatGCCAGTTCTAATATTATCCCACATAACCTTGACATAATTATCACGTTCTGTGGAACTGTGCTGATGATAGAAACCCAAAGCATGTAATAACTCATGCATAATACTGCCAATTCGAAAACAACCTCTATCCAGATCATAAACTTCTAGATTAACATTTTGCGCTGTACCACTATAACCGACTTTGGCAGAGCAGCCAGTAGGTTCACCTTTAATTCTGATAAAGGCCCTGGTGGTATCTATGGCATGACGGAAACGTATACAGCTTTTGGATTCAATTATTTGCATGCCTTTGAGAATATAAAGGGTGTGATCAACATCTGTGGGAAAAAGTAttagtatgaaaaaaataatccatAGAAATAAACTTAACATACCAAACACTGGATCGATTCTGTAGCGTACTATACCGTTGGGCCATCTTTTGGTGGTATCCAATAAACCATTACGTGTGTTACCTAAATCCATATCACCCTCAAACAAACCGGCTTTTAATTCAGGATCATCTTCTTCTCTTTCCGTTTCAATTGGTCCTGCCTGACAATGGGCCAGTAACAAACCCcatataattaagtttaaacattttctcattttaactgtttaaaaaacttttgaaaactaATGAAATTTCTTTTGCAAATGTTCTAATTTATaccgaaaaaatattaaagcataAAAGCCAAATGCAAGTCAATGAacctattttttaaatttcttttaactttatttgCAGTTCCATAAACTTCGGTATAATGGCAAACAAATGGCTTAAATTAAggtaattaaaaagtattttgcttAAAGTTATGTTAtgtacaaaacaaaagaaatcataaaataagaaaaaaaaaaacaagtaaaagtgaaTGCAATAGATTTTTATATCGTGATAACTTAtctgaattgtttttttttcacaaaattactttatatagaatttgcattaatattgaaacaaaagtaaaacgcaacaaaagtagaaaaataccataatataaagaaataacagCACCTAATTAAGCCGCAAGAAAAATTTTGGATAATGGGCTTGTTATCAAGTAATTTGTTAATCAAAAATTGGATATTATTAAATACGTTGTCCTAGGCACACCATTTGcgttgtttttcatataaatcgattttttgaaaatataacgtAGTCTAGAGGGAAAGGTTCAAAAATCTATAAACGATTGAGCCGATTTGAATGACAATTACTCCTAAGTAAAGAAGTAGTGTTATAGAGTTTTATAAAGGTCCAAAAGTCACTGAAGTTAAGCTATCATATTATGTATGAAACATGAcgattttaaaaggaaatttcccTTCCCCCCTCCCGTGGTTCAACGCCAGCCTAGAATACTTATAACCAAAATatagcaaatattttacaaagtaGTTGTGAtttatttctcatataaaaactctttttttaaaatcCTTTATATCATATAAACCTATCCAAAATTTTGTGAAGTAAcgtttacataaattttatttgtgcaGAATTTCATTGCACTATTAATGTTTATAAGAGAACTGTGAACATTCAAGTCATTTTGAGAAGGGGCCTAAATGagacccgatcattacaaaattcGGCAAGATCAATAATGCGTTTATACCTACCTGGCAAATAAAAAgcaaagtacttccaaaagaataacattagCACCACTTCAAAGgtagcactaagtgattttttttaacttctttggaagtgatgttttttgacatccaaagaagcgaaaagaattcattttttttaatttaatgtatatttCTTTGTATTGAAATCTTCTCAATTAAACCAATTTgaatcaaattagttgtattctaaaatttcacttaataataatttctaaaaaaaagaacatacaaattacttcctgagaatgaatTCAGATCTTgtgaatttaaaatcaaataaaaagtagAAGCAGATGTagtaaatttgaaatcaaataaaaacctCCTATGACAAGTCTGTGTTATAATCATAACTTTATCAGTAAATTCTACCTCTTTTTCGcctctttggaagttctttttgtGTTGAATACAACTTAATCATTCgtgtcaaatttcataataTAAGTTTTACTTTGTGCACATGGGCACGATGATAGTTAGACTAAAATTACGATTAAAGTCGGATAATACGATTTCAAACttgatatttgttaaaaaaaatcctaaaaaaatatGAGGTTTAAGCCTcaataaaatctaaacaaaaaggaatttaaaaaaatttaaattattatttacatgaAAAATGTACGTACAGAATTTCATCGAAATcggaaatcaaaaattttactgcaattttaacaatttgtgtttttacaaaaattacaaataaaagttCTTTATTATCTATGCAAATCGGAGGTGTAGTAGTTTTAATACTGGACTTAAATTTCGACACCAGTATGTCAGATGATcatcattatatttttataccctacaccactttagtgggtagggtatattgggtttgtgctgatgtttgtaacatagaaaaatattcgtcctatacccac of the Lucilia cuprina isolate Lc7/37 chromosome 2, ASM2204524v1, whole genome shotgun sequence genome contains:
- the LOC124418932 gene encoding seminal metalloprotease 1-like is translated as MFFEKKKIEGELVKVVPWQKYIYKQAGPIETEREEDDPELKAGLFEGDMDLGNTRNGLLDTTKRWPNGIVRYRIDPVFDVDHTLYILKGMQIIESKSCIRFRHAIDTTRAFIRIKGEPTGCSAKVGYSGTAQNVNLEVYDLDRGCFRIGSIMHELLHALGFYHQHSSTERDNYVKVMWDNIRTGMENNFVKYDSKTVSNFGVEYDYGSVMHYSSTSFSKNGEKTLVALKSTDAVMGQRLELSDSDVLKLNKMYNC